A single Lolium perenne isolate Kyuss_39 chromosome 6, Kyuss_2.0, whole genome shotgun sequence DNA region contains:
- the LOC127310710 gene encoding uncharacterized protein produces the protein MSSSETLRGLPARFLPYAGHVEDAEDDVSISSSIIITVVSSSSNSVLTGDIYHGARRRLTNLTEFPHPTPPPSGPWNQSSLSSAASGTTASISTRSASFSWKISVSCTASLTSRHPPPSSRLRLRLQVLERRRTRLAHQEADLRRQERSLSVQLGSRSSASSSRSTGSAPRVRHSVLYSARRGPRGRQGRPVEERTTKLSSSEPGHTDTDLSQFEALTLNIIPPTAESADRLVEHPTEVRSSDRGGTSVDLSKVEGLSLNVSSAESTDGAVAHAGDLDSSAPDSTNAKQPAVREGLSPRSQERWLRIDKYLAEHTFDDMWEGMVAMKNGFCNPPKKVPFPIKRSSKKLASPDSLQSPHGLEAQSFQTTTKCGESTKQIIENGKQWMKKEVMEAFKKYMKETGRFRGVEFELDKLLHQCLSVETYEKIFHHYNFTVKTKQAGSDKWSSTLYFAQVKEMYGQKHYFCYPLDPFEDGFCHACKNQGMDALKHPAVPIGYETGQAGYETGQAGTGCPFFEDDSDDGDRVPDNDGMAWAFSQAFLGGVPY, from the exons TATCAATCTCGTCATCAATCATCATCACCGTCGTCTCGTCGTCGTCCAACAGTGTCCTCACCGGCGACATATACCATGGGGCGCGGCGGCGGCTCACCAAT CTGACCGAATTTCCCCACCCCACTCCTCCGCCCAGCGGGCCATGGAACCAATCCAGTCTCAGCTCTGCCGCATCCGGAACGACCGCGTCGATCTCGACAAGGAGCGCCAGCTTCTCCTGGAAGATCAGTGTAAGCTGCACGGCATCATTGACTTCCAGACACCCGCCACCGTCCTCCAGGTTGCGTCTGCGGCTCCAGGTTCTCGAGAGGAGGCGCACCCGCCTCGCCCACCAGGAGGCGGACCTCCGCAGACAAGAGCGCAGCCTCAGCGTCCAGCTCGGCTCTAGGTCGTCCGCCTCCTCTTCGCG GTCAACTGGATCTGCACCTCGTGTGCGGCACAGTGTTCTGTATTCGGCTCGAAGGGGACCCCGAGGCAGGCAAGGACGACC GGTGGAGGAGCGTACTACCAAGCTGAGCAGCAGTGAGCCTGGGCATACAGATACGGATCTGTCGCAGTTTGAGGCCCTGACACTGAATATCATACCTCCTACAGCTGAATCAGCTGATAG GCTTGTGGAGCATCCTACGGAGGTGAGAAGCAGTGATCGTGGTGGTACAAGTGTTGACCTATCAAAAGTTGAGGGCCTTTCGCTGAATGTTTCTTCAGCTGAATCAACCGATGG GGCTGTGGCGCATGCTGGTGACCTGGACAGCAGTGCACCTGATTCTACAAATGCAAAGCAACCAGCTGTTCGGGAAGGATTATCCCCGAG GTCACAAGAAAGGTGGCTGAGAATAGATAAGTATCTTGCTGAACATACATTTGATGACATGTGGGAGGGCATGGTTGCTATGAAAAATGGCTTCTGCAACCCACCCAAAAAGGTTCCGTTCCCCATCAAGAGGTCATCGAAAAAGCTTGCGTCGCCTGATTCACTACAGTCTCCGCATGGACTGGAGGCTCAATCCTTTCAGACAACAACAAA GTGTGGAGAGTCTACAAAGCAAATAATTGAAAATGGGAAACAATGGATGAAGAAGGAAGTCATGGAGGCTTTTAAGAAGTACATGAAAGAAACGGGCAGATTCAGA GGCGTGGAGTTCGAACTTGATAAGCTTCTACATCAGTGTTTGAGTGTGGAGACATATGAGAAGATCTTCCACCACTATAATTTCACGGTGAAGACGAAGCAAGCTGGTTCAGACAAGTGGTCATCAACTCTATATTTTGCACAAGTGAAGGAAATGTATGGACAGAAACATTATTTCTGCTATCCGCTGGATCCATTCGAAGACG GCTTCTGCCACGCATGCAAGAATCAGGGGATGGATGCACTGAAGCACCCTGCTGTTCCTATCGGTTACGAGACTGGCCAGGCTGGTTACGAGACTGGCCAGGCTGGTACGGgatgtcctttctttgaagatgaTTCTGATGATGGTGATCGTGTACCAGACAATGATGGGATGGCGTGGGCCTTTAGTCAGGCCTTCTTGGGGGGAGTACCCTATTGA